In one window of Eubalaena glacialis isolate mEubGla1 chromosome 13, mEubGla1.1.hap2.+ XY, whole genome shotgun sequence DNA:
- the TMEM114 gene encoding transmembrane protein 114 isoform X2: MRVHLGALAGAAALTGTLSFVLLVAAIGTDFWYIIDTERLERSGPGARDPAGAANRSQLEPLSSHSGLWRTCRVQSPCAPLMNPFWQENVTFSDSSRQLLTLVTLAGISVYIAYSAAAFREALCLLEEKALLDQVDIHFGWSLALGWISFIAELLTGAAFLAAARVLSLRRRQDQAI, encoded by the exons ATGCGGGTGCACCTGGGCGCGCTGGCCGGCGCGGCGGCGCTGACCGGGACGCTCAGCTTTGTGCTCCTGGTGGCCGCCATCGGCACGGACTTCTGGTACATCATTGACACGGAGCGGCTGGAGCGGAGCGGCCCGGGGGCGCGGGACCCGGCAGGGGCCGCTAACCGCAGCCAGCTCGAACCTCTGAGCTCGCACTCCGGCCTCTGGCGGACCTGCCGGG TCCAGAGCCCGTGCGCGCCGCTGATGAACCCCTTCTGGCAGGAGAACGTGACCTTCAGCGACTCGAGCCGACAACTTCTCA CCTTGGTGACCCTCGCGGGCATCAGCGTCTACATCGCGTATTCAGCCGCCGCCTTCCGGGAAGCGCTGTGTCTCCTGGAGGAGAAGGCCCTGCTGGACCAGGTGGACATCCACTTCGGCTGGTCCCTGGCCCTGGGCTGGATCAGCTTCATCGCCGAGCTGCTCACCGGGGCAGCCTTCCTGGCAGCAGCCCGTGTGCTCAGCCTGAGACGGAGGCAGGACCAGGCCATCTGA
- the TMEM114 gene encoding transmembrane protein 114 isoform X1 has protein sequence MRVHLGALAGAAALTGTLSFVLLVAAIGTDFWYIIDTERLERSGPGARDPAGAANRSQLEPLSSHSGLWRTCRVQSPCAPLMNPFWQENVTFSDSSRQLLTMHGTFVILLPLSLILMVFGGMTGFLSFLLRASLLLLLTGTLFLFGALVTLAGISVYIAYSAAAFREALCLLEEKALLDQVDIHFGWSLALGWISFIAELLTGAAFLAAARVLSLRRRQDQAI, from the exons ATGCGGGTGCACCTGGGCGCGCTGGCCGGCGCGGCGGCGCTGACCGGGACGCTCAGCTTTGTGCTCCTGGTGGCCGCCATCGGCACGGACTTCTGGTACATCATTGACACGGAGCGGCTGGAGCGGAGCGGCCCGGGGGCGCGGGACCCGGCAGGGGCCGCTAACCGCAGCCAGCTCGAACCTCTGAGCTCGCACTCCGGCCTCTGGCGGACCTGCCGGG TCCAGAGCCCGTGCGCGCCGCTGATGAACCCCTTCTGGCAGGAGAACGTGACCTTCAGCGACTCGAGCCGACAACTTCTCA CCATGCATGGGACCTTTGTGATTCTGCTGCCTCTCAGCCTGATCCTGATGGTTTTTGGGGGGATGACAGGGTTTCTGAGCTTCCTCCTGCgagcctccctcctcctcctgctcacaGGGACCCTCTTCCTCTTTGGAG CCTTGGTGACCCTCGCGGGCATCAGCGTCTACATCGCGTATTCAGCCGCCGCCTTCCGGGAAGCGCTGTGTCTCCTGGAGGAGAAGGCCCTGCTGGACCAGGTGGACATCCACTTCGGCTGGTCCCTGGCCCTGGGCTGGATCAGCTTCATCGCCGAGCTGCTCACCGGGGCAGCCTTCCTGGCAGCAGCCCGTGTGCTCAGCCTGAGACGGAGGCAGGACCAGGCCATCTGA